A region from the Halomarina litorea genome encodes:
- a CDS encoding NAD(P)/FAD-dependent oxidoreductase has protein sequence MHVVVVGGGIVGLASAHALATRDVEVTVCEQGSLGNGSTERSVGGIRSQFSTPVNVALSRASVEVWERFENEFGVDIAYRRPGYLFLAREESTAAGFEEQVAMQRGQGVESELLTPEEARERCPELHAGRYRAATYCPTDGFADPHLALQGYADACREAGVEVRTKTAVTDVRLADGAAVGVETDGGRVDADFVVNAAGPWAARVGAMAGLDLPVSPRRRQVLVTDPDPPVPESVPLTVDLDSGVYFRPEREGSALVGGHLEDSDDEQDPGAYTKSMDLDWATTAVERAAETAGYFGPDTELKRGWAGLYAVTPDHHPVVEESLPGFVNAVGFSGHGFQHAPATGRLVAELVCDGAISLVDPVPLSSDRFDRGEGVVERNVA, from the coding sequence ATGCACGTCGTCGTGGTGGGTGGCGGCATCGTCGGCCTCGCCAGCGCCCACGCACTCGCAACGCGGGACGTCGAGGTCACCGTCTGTGAACAGGGGTCGCTCGGCAACGGGAGCACCGAACGCTCCGTCGGGGGTATCCGCTCGCAGTTCTCGACGCCGGTGAACGTCGCCCTCTCGCGGGCCAGCGTCGAGGTGTGGGAGCGCTTCGAGAACGAGTTCGGCGTGGACATCGCCTACCGACGGCCGGGGTACCTCTTCCTCGCGCGCGAGGAGTCGACCGCGGCGGGGTTCGAAGAGCAGGTCGCCATGCAGCGAGGGCAGGGCGTCGAGAGCGAACTGCTCACGCCCGAGGAGGCCCGGGAGCGCTGTCCGGAACTCCACGCGGGGCGCTACCGAGCGGCGACGTACTGCCCGACGGACGGCTTCGCGGACCCCCATCTCGCCCTGCAGGGGTACGCCGACGCCTGCCGGGAGGCGGGCGTCGAGGTGCGGACGAAGACGGCGGTGACGGACGTTCGACTGGCAGACGGGGCCGCGGTGGGCGTCGAGACGGACGGCGGGCGCGTCGACGCCGACTTCGTGGTGAACGCGGCGGGGCCGTGGGCGGCCCGTGTGGGCGCGATGGCGGGTCTCGACCTGCCCGTCTCCCCCCGGCGGCGGCAGGTGCTCGTCACCGACCCGGACCCGCCCGTGCCCGAGTCCGTCCCGCTGACCGTCGACCTCGACTCGGGCGTCTACTTCCGGCCCGAACGAGAGGGGAGCGCCCTCGTCGGGGGCCATCTCGAGGACTCCGACGACGAACAGGACCCCGGCGCGTACACGAAGTCGATGGACCTCGACTGGGCGACGACGGCCGTCGAACGCGCGGCGGAGACGGCGGGCTACTTCGGCCCAGACACCGAGTTGAAACGGGGGTGGGCGGGGCTGTATGCCGTCACGCCCGACCACCACCCGGTCGTCGAGGAATCCCTGCCGGGGTTCGTGAACGCCGTCGGGTTCTCCGGCCACGGCTTCCAGCACGCGCCCGCGACGGGTCGCCTCGTCGCCGAACTCGTCTGCGACGGGGCGATATCGCTCGTGGACCCGGTCCCCCTGTCGAGCGACCGGTTCGACCGCGGCGAGGGCGTCGTCGAACGCAACGTGGCGTGA
- a CDS encoding ornithine cyclodeaminase family protein produces the protein MVRVLSDDDVAALLDLPDLLDVLAEAFVAQAEGRVERPDRPHFPVGEGIENGPLGTGLTMPAYIHGAPYYATKLASVHEGNADRDLPTVNAQIALTDAVTGQPVAYMAGTRVTNARTGCIGGLAVRALAPDPVDLAVVGAGTQARWQTRAIAAAADVERVRVYSPSDSREACAADLRAELDLPVEAVTSPKAAVEGASVVVTATTSTEPVFPGDALEPDALVVAVGAYTAAMRELDARTIERAVRVVADVPEEAVETGDLRESGLAVADLVALGDVLAGRVERPEGIVVVASVGSAVLDAAAATHLYEAARAADRGTDCPL, from the coding sequence ATGGTCCGTGTCCTCTCCGACGACGACGTCGCCGCGCTCCTCGACCTCCCGGACCTGCTCGACGTCCTCGCTGAGGCCTTCGTCGCGCAGGCGGAGGGCCGGGTCGAACGCCCCGACCGCCCGCACTTCCCGGTCGGCGAGGGCATCGAGAACGGCCCGCTCGGGACGGGCCTGACGATGCCGGCGTACATCCACGGTGCACCCTACTACGCCACCAAACTGGCGAGCGTCCACGAGGGCAACGCCGACCGGGACCTGCCGACCGTCAACGCCCAGATAGCGCTCACGGACGCCGTGACGGGGCAACCGGTGGCGTACATGGCCGGCACGCGCGTCACGAACGCCCGAACGGGCTGTATCGGTGGTCTCGCTGTCCGGGCGCTCGCCCCAGACCCCGTGGACCTCGCCGTCGTCGGCGCGGGGACGCAGGCCCGCTGGCAGACCCGCGCCATCGCGGCCGCGGCCGACGTCGAGCGCGTCAGAGTCTACTCGCCGAGCGACTCGCGCGAGGCGTGTGCGGCCGACCTCCGCGCTGAACTGGACCTCCCCGTCGAGGCCGTCACCTCCCCGAAAGCGGCGGTCGAGGGGGCCTCGGTGGTGGTGACGGCCACCACGAGTACGGAACCGGTGTTCCCGGGGGACGCCCTCGAACCGGACGCCCTCGTCGTCGCCGTCGGGGCCTACACCGCGGCGATGCGCGAACTCGACGCGCGGACGATAGAACGGGCCGTCCGCGTCGTCGCGGACGTCCCCGAGGAGGCCGTCGAGACGGGCGACCTGCGGGAGTCCGGTCTGGCGGTCGCGGACCTCGTCGCACTCGGCGACGTTCTCGCCGGGCGGGTCGAGCGACCGGAGGGGATCGTCGTCGTCGCCAGCGTCGGATCGGCGGTGCTGGACGCGGCGGCCGCCACGCACCTCTACGAGGCGGCACGCGCGGCCGACCGCGGGACGGACTGCCCGCTCTGA